The sequence TTATGGACTTAAAAGAAAAAGCAAAAAATCTTCCATTAACACCTGGAGTTTATCTGATGAAAAATTCCTCTGGCGATATTATATATGTGGGAAAGTCTAAGAGTCTTAAAAACCGAGTCAGCTCTTACTTTCAAAACTCAAAAAATCATCCTCCCAAAATTGAAAGACTTGTAAAAACTCTAAAGGATTTTGATTATATACTTACAGATACAGAGTTCGAAGCATTTATGTTAGAGTGTAAGCTAATACAGAGTCTACAACCTTTGTATAATAG comes from Proteiniborus sp. DW1 and encodes:
- a CDS encoding GIY-YIG nuclease family protein codes for the protein MDLKEKAKNLPLTPGVYLMKNSSGDIIYVGKSKSLKNRVSSYFQNSKNHPPKIERLVKTLKDFDYILTDTEFEAFMLECKLIQSLQPLYN